A single window of Periplaneta americana isolate PAMFEO1 chromosome 14, P.americana_PAMFEO1_priV1, whole genome shotgun sequence DNA harbors:
- the LOC138713521 gene encoding uncharacterized protein, which yields MHHEAPHSRLFVHTRQAIVTRMGVSVQLCAVLVLASSCVLARPSDADVTDATSDVSRASRATSEFKVSQGYDDKQANAEHRIPVHVVFSDGDSDRPAVQFGGQHAPAQQVPVAATQNRRGDLNAAIRNEHVQNSVSSPTGSNNYENAHVRSKSNREEVWNNEDTKQQQQLDKSKTKDASKKPSSQPTDKEMILSAEEHLKQDQSSAVLEKIVGKETMATSPEKDNGGSVIANDGTTSSGRQFASPFENPILTYLTQHQPSDSNSNNLDVNIKNNENSPQNDIRREVYHQQTFINPNPYLQQFLIQQQQQSQRINPSNFQTQQPIAQQQFGSPGTQLFAYPPPSNMQPTVGYFQGQNNLQASDMNRNDMHQGNTDANSGFVTTLTLYPAIASVMYTMPTTGVSGTSIPSPSTTYPPQYPQSNPFRVVPNMPNTRLLYNGPQAFSRVSWPLADYFPIVIKDPFLSMYSMVTNMVEYGPQADVCKKAKGSRQGRSDILLDDDNDKKPEDGVPGSVFMMKGEGWRAIGKNRNPVMMGRKVPEDEKEGDSDEATGEEDRKKKDGQDTEIVMESGGNGNAGPYITRLMVRKGGVSIAGPGGIATAGSGGTAIVGPGGVAYTSPNGLAVVGPGGKVVGLPSGTDLSVIASQVTAANANGEGSTPRVFSVPPGGRVVATGPVVYYHQPE from the coding sequence AGTGTCCCAGGGCTATGACGACAAGCAAGCGAACGCCGAACACAGGATTCCCGTTCACGTGGTGTTCTCTGATGGCGACTCTGACAGGCCGGCGGTTCAATTTGGCGGACAGCATGCTCCAGCCCAACAGGTTCCAGTGGCAGCAACGCAAAACAGACGCGGAGATCTCAATGCTGCtataagaaacgaacatgttCAGAATTCGGTCTCTTCGCCCACTGGTTCAAACAACTACGAGAATGCACATGTGCGATCAAAATCAAACCGCGAAGAAGTGTGGAACAATGAAGACACGAAACAGCAGCAACAGCTCGACAAATCCAAGACCAAAGATGCGAGCAAAAAACCTAGCAGTCAGCCGACCGACAAGGAAATGATATTGTCAGCCGAAGAACATTTAAAACAAGACCAGTCTTCTGCAGTTCTCGAAAAAATCGTAGGAAAGGAAACAATGGCGACATCACCCGAAAAAGACAATGGCGGGTCTGTAATTGCCAATGACGGAACTACAAGTAGCGGCAGACAGTTTGCAAGTCCTTTTGAAAATCCGATCCTGACCTATCTAACTCAGCACCAACCCTCAgatagcaacagtaacaacttAGACGTAAACATAAAAAACAACGAAAACTCCCCTCAAAATGACATAAGACGTGAAGTTTATCATCAACAAACATTCATAAACCCGAATCCGTATCTTCAGCAGTTCCTGATCCAGCAGCAACAACAAAGTCAAAGAATAAACCCGTCCAATTTCCAAACACAGCAGCCGATCGCACAACAACAGTTCGGCTCCCCCGGCACGCAGCTCTTCGCGTATCCTCCTCCCAGTAACATGCAACCCACGGTCGGGTACTTTCAGGGACAAAACAACCTCCAAGCAAGCGATATGAACAGGAACGATATGCATCAAGGGAATACTGATGCCAATAGTGGATTTGTTACTACTCTCACTCTTTATCCAGCCATTGCATCAGTCATGTACACCATGCCTACCACTGGAGTCTCAGGCACTTCTATTCCGTCACCCTCAACAACATACCCTCCTCAATACCCTCAGTCAAATCCCTTCAGAGTTGTTCCTAATATGCCTAACACCAGACTCTTATACAATGGCCCTCAGGCTTTTTCCAGAGTATCGTGGCCTCTTGCAGACTACTTTCCAATCGTAATAAAAGACCCTTTTTTAAGTATGTATAGCATGGTCACGAACATGGTGGAGTACGGCCCTCAGGCAGACGTTTGTAAGAAAGCAAAGGGGAGTAGACAAGGCCGGAGTGACATATTATTGGATGACGACAATGACAAGAAGCCTGAAGACGGCGTCCCAGGCAGCGTGTTCATGATGAAAGGCGAGGGATGGAGGGCTATCGGGAAAAACAGAAATCCCGTCATGATGGGAAGGAAGGTGCCTGAGGACGAGAAGGAAGGCGACTCAGATGAAGCCACCGGTGAGGAAGATAGAAAGAAGAAAGACGGACAAGACACTGAGATCGTCATGGAGTCTGGAGGAAACGGAAATGCAGGGCCCTACATCACGAGGCTGATGGTGAGGAAAGGTGGAGTTTCTATAGCCGGTCCTGGCGGGATCGCGACTGCAGGCTCAGGGGGAACGGCCATCGTGGGTCCCGGAGGTGTCGCCTACACGAGCCCCAACGGTCTCGCCGTCGTGGGGCCAGGCGGCAAGGTGGTGGGGCTGCCTAGTGGGACAGACCTCTCCGTGATCGCCAGCCAAGTGACGGCTGCCAACGCCAATGGAGAGGGCTCCACTCCTAGAGTCTTCAGCGTTCCGCCAGGTGGCAGAGTTGTCGCGACAGGTCCCGTCGTTTACTACCATCAACCCGAGTAA